A genome region from Populus alba chromosome 3, ASM523922v2, whole genome shotgun sequence includes the following:
- the LOC118038065 gene encoding LOW QUALITY PROTEIN: RING-H2 finger protein ATL3-like (The sequence of the model RefSeq protein was modified relative to this genomic sequence to represent the inferred CDS: inserted 2 bases in 2 codons): MGRLDDSATVEIAGKIMIIAIIVLFLVVVFVIVLHLYAKWFWWRVEEPTQPQQSRRRQRRRFVFTPGQDPVRRGLDLSIRRSLPVVIFQSKDFPDGLECAVCLSDVVEGEKARLLPKCNHGFHHDCIDMXFQSHSTCPLCRSSVAPQAQGSSGNNNLNDLELNIPVSRGNFDFRYSMESPDFPTNVLFWGXQTQVSTGGGSLEEGPSSASSAPSSSSSSSAGGGHDESLVIDVPVHITDSLAEDQEPKLPPPARLRSLKRLLSREKRVPPNCSNGPVDV; encoded by the exons ATGGGAAGATTAGATGACTCAGCAACAGTTGAAATAGCAGGCAAGATTATGATTATAGCAATTATAGTTCTATTCTTGGTGGTGGTTTTTGTTATCGTTCTTCATCTTTATGCAAAATGGTTTTGGTGGCGCGTTGAAGAGCCCACTCAACCTCAACAATCTCGCCGCCGCCAACGCCGCCGCTTTGTCTTTACCCCTGGTCAAGACCCGGTGAGAAGAGGGCTAGACCTCTCCATACGAAGATCCTTACCAGTAGTGATTTTCCAGTCTAAAGATTTCCCGGATGGACTAGAATGTGCTGTTTGCTTATCTGATGTTGTCGAGGGAGAGAAGGCCAGGTTGTTGCCTAAATGCAACCATGGATTCCATCATGATTGTATTGACA TGTTCCAGTCTCATTCTACTTGTCCTCTCTGTAGAAGCTCAGTAGCACCACAAGCTCAAGGCTCTAGTGGTAACAATAACCTCAATGATTTGGAGCTGAATATTCCAGTCTCCAGAGGAAATTTTGATTTCAGGTATTCAATGGAATCTCCAGATTTTCCTACAAACGTGTTGTTTTGGG ATCAGACTCAAGTAAGCACTGGTGGTGGTTCCTTGGAAGAAGGACCTTCTTCAGCTTCTTCtgcaccatcatcatcatcgtcatcttcAGCTGGTGGGGGGCATGACGAGTCGCTTGTTATTGATGTTCCTGTGCATATTACAGATAGTCTTGCTGAGGATCAGGAGCCCAAGTTGCCACCGCCTGCGCGGCTGAGGTCATTGAAGAGACTCTTGAGCAGGGAGAAGAGGGTACCTCCTAATTGTTCCAATGGTCCTGTTGATGTTTAA